From the Salinimicrobium tongyeongense genome, one window contains:
- the kdsA gene encoding 3-deoxy-8-phosphooctulonate synthase — translation MQLDKIPLIKHSDSGNFFLLAGPCAIEGEDMALRIAETIVGITDKLQIPYIFKGSFKKANRSRIDSFTGIGDEKALKILRKVSETFGVPTVTDIHEREDATLAAEYVDVLQIPAFLVRQTDLVVAAAETGKVVNLKKGQFMSPESMKHAVNKVEDCNNEQVMVTDRGTMFGYQDMIVDFRGIPTMRQFAPTVLDVTHSLQQPNQSSGVTGGRPDMIETIARAGIATGADGIFIETHFDPANAKSDGANMLDIQYLERLLSNLTAIRKTINSF, via the coding sequence ATGCAACTCGATAAGATACCTCTGATAAAGCACAGCGACTCCGGGAATTTTTTCCTGCTCGCCGGCCCCTGCGCCATTGAAGGAGAAGATATGGCTTTGCGTATTGCCGAAACTATTGTGGGCATTACCGATAAACTTCAAATCCCCTATATATTTAAAGGTTCCTTTAAAAAAGCCAATCGCAGCCGGATTGACAGCTTTACCGGAATTGGAGATGAAAAGGCCTTAAAAATTCTTCGGAAGGTTTCTGAAACTTTTGGCGTTCCCACAGTCACCGACATTCACGAGCGCGAAGATGCTACTTTGGCGGCAGAATATGTAGATGTACTTCAAATTCCCGCATTTTTGGTCCGCCAAACCGATTTGGTGGTGGCGGCCGCCGAGACAGGCAAAGTCGTGAACCTTAAGAAAGGCCAATTTATGAGCCCCGAAAGCATGAAACACGCGGTAAATAAAGTGGAGGATTGCAATAACGAACAGGTGATGGTGACCGACAGAGGAACCATGTTTGGCTACCAGGACATGATCGTGGATTTCCGCGGAATTCCTACCATGCGCCAGTTCGCACCAACTGTACTTGATGTAACGCATTCTTTGCAACAGCCCAACCAGAGCAGCGGTGTTACCGGCGGAAGGCCAGATATGATCGAAACCATTGCCCGCGCTGGAATTGCTACCGGAGCCGACGGAATTTTTATCGAAACCCACTTCGACCCTGCCAACGCAAAGAGTGACGGGGCAAATATGCTTGATATTCAGTATTTAGAGAGATTATTAAGCAACCTTACAGCGATTAGAAAGACTATAAATTCTTTTTAA
- a CDS encoding adenosylcobalamin-dependent ribonucleoside-diphosphate reductase produces the protein MVEELFSTQTYTYDEVLQACLKYFKNDELAATTWINKYAVKDKTGKFFELTPDDMHRRMAREFARMEAKYADRAAGKENLSEYGKTREFLSEERIFQLFKDFKYSIPQGSVMAALGNDQMIASLSNCVVVPPVYDSYGGILHTDQQLVQLFKRRCGVGVDLSGLRPKNAQVSNAAGTTTGAVSFMERFSNTTREVAQNGRRGALMLTIDVAHPDVEDFITIKQDLKKVTGANISLRLSDEFMKAVTDDADFTLRWPIDSPDPKYTKKVRAKELWDTIIKCAHNTAEPGLIFWDKQHTYSTSSFYPGFKNSSTNPCSEIAMQGGDSCRLIAVNLYNFVDNPFTENASFNHEKFYKVIYETQRLMDDLVDLELEAVDKILAKINQDEEPDFIKKNEIDTWKLLAENGKNGRRTGLGFTALADAVAALGVKFDTDEALEVVDEIMQTKLKGEFDSSIDMAITREPFKVFDPAVEEKSDFIQMMKREFPAQYSRMMQHGRRNISISTVAPTGSLSMLAQTSSGIEPVFMLSYKRRRKVNASENKAKVAFVDDTGDAFEEFTVYHPKVKTWMDASGKEAIEESPYAGATASEINWQKRVEMQALVQKYTTHSISSTINLPTDVSQEKVSDIYIESWRKGLKGITVYRDGSRSGILVSSEDKKDKKSDVQNVFAETYAPKRPKKLESRIIRFNNESEKWLAVVGILNDRPYEIFTGKMEDVFNLPNWVDKGYVIKNRDEDGNSRYDFQFCDKHGYKVTIEGLSRSFNEEYWNYAKLISGVLRHGMPIPYVVDLINNLNLLDESINTWKAGVVRALKQFVPDGTPAADKECAECGDPEGIIFSEGCLVCKSCGYSKCG, from the coding sequence ATGGTTGAAGAATTATTTAGTACCCAGACTTATACCTATGATGAGGTACTGCAAGCATGTTTAAAATATTTTAAAAATGACGAGCTTGCAGCCACTACCTGGATAAATAAGTATGCAGTAAAAGACAAAACAGGAAAATTTTTTGAATTGACACCCGATGATATGCACAGGAGGATGGCGAGGGAATTTGCCCGAATGGAGGCAAAATATGCCGATCGTGCAGCGGGAAAGGAAAATCTTTCGGAATATGGAAAGACAAGGGAATTCCTGAGTGAAGAGCGAATTTTTCAGCTTTTTAAAGATTTTAAATACAGCATTCCGCAGGGTAGTGTCATGGCGGCCCTTGGGAATGACCAGATGATAGCATCTTTGTCTAACTGTGTTGTGGTGCCACCGGTCTATGATTCTTACGGCGGAATTCTTCACACAGACCAGCAACTGGTGCAATTATTCAAAAGGCGTTGTGGGGTAGGAGTTGACCTTTCTGGCCTGCGCCCCAAGAATGCACAGGTTTCAAATGCAGCCGGAACCACTACCGGGGCAGTTTCCTTTATGGAACGGTTCTCTAACACCACCAGGGAAGTAGCGCAAAATGGCCGTCGCGGAGCTTTGATGCTTACCATTGATGTGGCACACCCCGATGTTGAAGATTTCATTACCATTAAGCAGGATCTTAAAAAGGTAACCGGGGCAAACATTTCTCTGAGGCTTTCAGATGAATTCATGAAAGCAGTGACCGATGATGCCGATTTTACCCTGCGCTGGCCAATTGACAGCCCAGATCCTAAATACACCAAAAAAGTAAGGGCCAAAGAACTTTGGGATACCATTATAAAATGTGCGCACAACACCGCCGAACCCGGATTGATCTTCTGGGATAAGCAGCACACTTATTCAACCTCGTCTTTTTATCCCGGCTTCAAAAACAGCTCTACAAACCCATGTTCAGAGATCGCTATGCAGGGAGGGGATTCCTGCCGATTGATCGCTGTGAACCTCTACAATTTTGTAGACAACCCATTTACCGAAAATGCTTCTTTCAATCATGAGAAGTTCTATAAAGTGATCTATGAAACCCAGCGTTTGATGGATGATCTTGTAGACCTTGAGCTGGAGGCCGTAGATAAAATCCTTGCGAAAATAAACCAAGATGAAGAGCCAGACTTTATCAAGAAGAATGAGATCGATACCTGGAAGTTACTTGCCGAAAATGGCAAAAACGGAAGGCGTACCGGCCTTGGCTTCACCGCCCTTGCCGATGCTGTTGCCGCCCTGGGCGTAAAATTCGATACCGATGAAGCCCTTGAAGTGGTTGACGAGATCATGCAAACAAAACTAAAAGGAGAGTTTGACAGTAGTATTGACATGGCGATCACCAGAGAACCCTTCAAAGTATTCGATCCTGCAGTTGAAGAAAAGTCAGATTTCATACAAATGATGAAGAGGGAATTCCCTGCGCAGTACAGCCGTATGATGCAGCATGGAAGAAGGAACATCTCCATTAGCACCGTGGCCCCAACAGGTAGTTTGAGTATGCTGGCGCAAACTTCTTCGGGAATCGAACCTGTTTTCATGCTGTCTTACAAAAGAAGAAGAAAAGTAAATGCTTCTGAAAACAAGGCGAAAGTTGCTTTTGTTGATGATACAGGAGATGCTTTTGAAGAATTTACGGTTTACCATCCAAAAGTGAAAACCTGGATGGATGCTTCAGGAAAAGAAGCCATAGAGGAAAGCCCATATGCCGGTGCCACTGCTTCAGAAATTAACTGGCAAAAGCGTGTGGAGATGCAGGCGCTGGTTCAGAAATACACCACGCACTCCATCAGCTCGACCATCAACCTTCCTACCGATGTGAGTCAGGAGAAAGTGAGCGATATCTATATTGAATCATGGAGAAAAGGCCTTAAAGGAATTACGGTTTATCGCGACGGTTCCCGCAGCGGAATTTTAGTCTCTTCGGAAGATAAAAAAGATAAAAAATCGGATGTTCAAAATGTATTTGCTGAAACCTATGCACCAAAACGCCCGAAGAAACTTGAATCCAGGATCATTCGTTTCAATAACGAAAGTGAAAAATGGCTTGCCGTTGTCGGAATTCTGAATGATCGTCCTTACGAGATCTTCACCGGTAAAATGGAAGATGTTTTCAACCTGCCAAACTGGGTAGATAAAGGCTATGTGATCAAGAACAGGGATGAAGACGGGAATTCAAGATACGACTTCCAGTTCTGCGATAAGCATGGTTATAAAGTGACTATTGAAGGATTGTCAAGATCGTTTAATGAAGAATACTGGAACTATGCGAAGCTTATCTCGGGTGTGCTTCGCCACGGAATGCCAATCCCATATGTGGTAGATCTTATTAATAACCTGAACCTGCTCGATGAAAGCATCAACACCTGGAAAGCCGGTGTGGTTCGTGCCCTTAAGCAGTTTGTACCCGACGGCACTCCTGCCGCCGATAAAGAATGTGCCGAGTGTGGAGATCCTGAAGGAATTATTTTTTCTGAAGGCTGCCTGGTTTGTAAGAGCTGTGGCTACTCCAAGTGTGGTTAA